Sequence from the Deltaproteobacteria bacterium IMCC39524 genome:
GCCGGCCCGGTCGTCAAGCTGGTCCTGTTGATTCTGGTTTATTTTTCCGTGGTCTCCTGGGCCATTATCTTCTACAAACAGCTGGTCATTCATCGCGCGATAGCCGACTCGGAGCGTTTCCTCGATTTTTTCTGGTCGAAGAAAAGTTTCGATACCATCGGCAAGGGCCTGGATGACTATCGGCATTCACCTCTCACGGTTCTGTTTCGGGAAGTCTACAGTGAGTTGGCCCAGAACCGCCGCCAGAGCGAAGGTCAGGAAGATGGCAACCTGGTGGCTGACCTCGGCGAGCAGGAACGGGTGGCCCGGGTGTTGCGGCGCTCCACGACTTCACAGACCCAGCGCCTGGAGAAATATCTCTCTTTTCTCGCCACCACCGGCTCGGCAGCGCCTTTTATCGGACTGTTCGGTACAGTCTGGGGCATCATGGATGCCTTCCATGGCATCGGCACCAGCGGCAGCGCTTCGCTGGCTGTTGTCGCACCGGGTATTTCAGAAGCTCTGGTCGCGACGGCAATCGGCCTGGTCGCAGCGATTCCGGCTGTTATTGGGTACAACCACTTTGTTAACAAGATCAACGTTTTGATTGGCGAGATGGATAATTTCTGCCAGGAGATGTTGAACATTGTCCAGCGTATGAGCCGGGGCCGTTGATATGGAAGTTGGTCAAAACAGCAATCGCCGGCGCACGGTGCTGGCCCAGATCAACGTGACACCCTTTGTCGACGTCATGCTGGTCCTGCTGATCATTTTCATGGTCACGGCACCGATGATGGAAAAGGGTGTGGATGTTGCCTTGCCGGAAGTTGAAAACGCGCCGAACCTGACTGCGGTCAAAGAGCCTCTGGTGATTACCGTAACCCGCAAGGGTGAGATCATGGTCGGCAAGAACAGCGTCGCTGATGCGGGCAAGCTGACTCCGGTGTTGCAGCAGGTGTTAAGTGAACGTGAAGACAAGACCGTCTACCTGGAAGCCGACAAGGCTGTGCCTTACGGCACGGTCGTCAAGGTGATGGCTGCAATCAAGCGCGCCGGAGTCGCCAAGCTTGGTATGGTGGCTCAGGAACCACAAGAGTAAGTGAGTGCGCCTCTGATGCCTGTCGAGTCTCTGCGCCAAATCAGCGCTTTTCACAAGGATCCGAAGTTCGGTCGCTTGCTGCTTGTCTCTCTGCTCGTCCACGGCCTGGTCTGGGTGGCCTTCACCGTTGACCTGTTCGGCACCAAGACCCGCCCCAAGCCCCCGGTCTATTACGTTGACCTGATTCACAAGCCGGTGCTCAATCCTCAGGCGGGACGACCCGATCCCCGTCCGGCCAAGAAGCCGAAAGCTGCGGAAGTCAAACGCACGGTCCAGACAGCACCACCTGCTGTGCAGAAAAAGGCCAAGCCGGCCGTCAAACCTTTGGTCAAACCGGTACAGACCAGCAAGCCCAAGCCGAAGCCAGTGGCGAAGTCGGAGGTCAGGTCAGATACGCGTAACGAACAGCAGGTGAAGAGCGCTCTTGATGAGATTCGTGAGCGTCAGGCCCGTCAAGCTGAGCGCGATGCCATAAAGGACAAGATTGCCAAATTAAGCGCAGGGGCGGCCACCGTTGCAGCCGACGTGCCGGTGGGGATGCCTGACGGTACGGGTGACGAGGTGGGTGTCAGTGCTCTGGCTTTTGTGCAGGCTTTTATCCAGCAAAACTGGGCTCTTTCTCCTTATCTTCTGGATCAGTCGCGACTCCGTGATCTTGAAGCGAAAGCCACTCTGACCTATGCGGCGTCCGGAGAAATGATCCGTTACCGAATCAATACACCCTCAGGGAATCAGCAGTTCGATGATTCTCTGAAAAGAGCAATCACCAAATCGAAGCAGTTGCCGCAGCCGTTGCCGAAGCAGATCGATCTGTTGGTTACCTTCAACCTCAAGGAAATGGCCCGGGGAAAATAAGCATGTTGATACGCTGGTTCACGATTTGTTTCTTCTGTCTGGTTCTGCCGTGGTCGGTTTTGGCCGCCACGGAAATTGAAATCTCCTCGCCCGGCGAACAATCGATTCCCCTGGCTCTGACCCGGTTGCTGCCTGACAAGGGCCCCGAGTCAGCGCAGATCTCCGGGGAGTTTAACGAGGTCCTCGATGCCGATTTGGATCTTTCTGGACTCTTTCGGTTTGTTGATCCTGAAGCTTTTCTCGATGATGCGCAGCGTATCGGGCTTTACAGCATCCAGGTTGATTTTCCGCAGTGGCGATTGCTCGGTAGTGAAACCCTGATTAAGGGAACCTATAAAATTGAGGGTGATAAACTGACCATCGAGGCGCGCCTCTTTGATGTTGTCAACCGCAAGCTCCTGACCGGTCGACGCTATGTTGGTGAGACCAAGGATGTCCGGCGCATGGCGCACGCCTTTGCCGACCTGGTGCTTAAGGAACTCACCGGCGAAGAGGGCCCTTTCAGTGCACGCATCGCCTATATCTCCGATTTGAGTGGGGATAAAGAACTCTGGTTGATGGACGTCGATGGCAAGCGTCCGATTCGACTGACCAACCATCGCTCGATCGTACTCAACCCCGATTTCTCTCCACGTGGCAAAGAGATCCTCTTTACCTCCTACCGGGCCAACAACCCCGATCTTTATCGCAAGGAAATTTACACGGGCAAAGAGGCCAAGCTATCTTACAAGCAGGGTCTCAACGTTGCCGGACGAATGTCTCCTGATGGGCGCGAGATTGCCCTGACCCTTTCCAAGGACGGCAACCCGGAGATCTACCTGATCGGCACCACGGGTCGCATACGTAAGCGGATCACTGACAGCTGGGGAATCGACAGTGATCCTTCCTGGAGCCCCGACGGTAGCCAAATAGCGTTTGTCTCCAACCGGCAGGGCAATCCGCATATCTTTGTCGCCGACACCTTTACCGGCCAGGCTGCAAGGTTGACGACCCAAGGCAAGTACAATGCCACGCCGGCCTGGGGCCCGAAGGGCGAGCGCATTGCCTTTACGCGCCAGATCGGCGGCCAGTTCGATATCTATACGATCAATATCGATGGCACTGACGAACGTCGCCTGACCTTTGGTCCCGGTAACAGCGAACATCCACGCTGGAGTCCAGACGGCCGCTTCATTATCTATTCATCAGACAAGGGTGGTAACCGTGCGATTTACGTTATGCGCAACGACGGTACCGGTGCCAGACGCTTGACAAAGCTGGACAGCGATTGTCGCCACCCGGCCTGGTCGCCGCGTTGGTAATGGAAAGAGCAGAAGTTCTAACGCCTGTTTTGTAAGTGCTCCGTCGGCAATAGTGGTTGTTTGCCGAAGGCAAAAGCAAGTGGTTGTTATTTATGGTCTAGCTCGTTATAATGCGTGACTCGAAAAAGTTAGTGAGCATCGTGCCGTTTTAAATGAGATGCTATGACCCCTGTCTTAAATCAAGGAGCCCACAATGAAAGCAATGCAAACTCTCAAACTTGTTCTGATCGTCCTCTTCCTCTGCAGCAGTCTCATCGGTTGTGCCAAGTCTACTCCCCAGATGGATCAAGAAGACGTTGGTAAGTCCGATATGAGTCAGCCCTCTGAAGTCAAAGTCGCTGATGAAGGGTCCATGCAGGGCGAAGTCGTGCCGACTCATGATCAGATTGCTGGTATGGAGCGGATCAATTTCGATTTTGACCAGTTCACTCTTTCTGCCGAAGCACGCAGCATTCTCGGCAATAACGCCAAGTATCTGCAGGCCAACAGTGGTACCAACGTCGTCATCGAAGGTCATTGCGATGAGCGTGGTTCCGACGAATACAACCTGGCTCTCGGTGAAAGCCGCGCCCTGGCTGCCAAGAGCTATCTGGTTTCTCTGGGCATCAGCGCCAAGCGGCTTTCGGTAATTTCCTACGGCGAAGAGAAGCCCCTGAGCAAAGGTGCAGGCGAAAGCGCATGGGCTCAAAACCGTCGCGCAGAATTCAAAGCGATCAAGTAAGCGTCCTCGCGTCATTACTGATGCGTTCTTTGGAGTAGAGCCATGTTTCGAATCTGTTTGCCGTTTTTTCTGATTGTCAGCCTGCTGTTGAGCGGTTGCGTGGTCACAGAACAAGACCTGCAGATGCAGCGGGATCTGCTGGAGATGAAGCGGCGGCTCGGTGAAACGGAGCGTGCACTCAAGGAATTGCAGGATGACGCCTCGGGCGGGGTTCGCGCGCATGTGGAAACCCTGGCACGTAACCAGGCTGATTTCCAGGCTGAGCTCGATGGCGTGCGGGTTGACCTGCAGTCGATGCAAGGACAAACGGGTGACCAGGAGCGCGTCAACGAAGATATGCGACAGGATTTAGCTCTGCTTCGTGACGAGCTGAGTTTACAGATTGTCGATCATGAACAGCGTCTTAGCCTGCTGGAAGGGGGCGGTGGCGTTGATCTGCAAAAGCCGGTTGCCGCATCGTCTCCGACGATCCTTGAGCAACCCGTGGTTAAACCGCAAGCGGTAACGCCAGGCGGTGAAAGCGCTCCCGAGCTTTACGAGCGTGCACTCAAAACGATTCGTGAGCAGCGTGATTTTGCAGCTGGCCGAGACATGATGGAGACCTTCCTCAAGCGGTATCCACAAGACGAGCTCGCGGTTAACGCAGCCTACTGGATTGGTGAAACCTACTACGCCGAAAAGGCTTACGAACAATCTATTCTGAAGTTTGAAGAAGTTATTGAGACCTATGGCGAACATCCGAAGGTCGCTTCGGCTATGCTCAAACAGGCACTCGCCTTTGAGGCCAGTGGCGACAAGGCGACTGCGGAGCTCTTGCTGCAGAAGTTGATCAAACGCTACCCTCTCTCCGGAGAGGCAGAAAAAGCCAAGAAAAAGTTACAGACCCCGTAAAAGGGTGAGATATTAGCAGTTAAGCAAAATATAGTTGACAACATAGCGCGGGTCAGTTTATAAGACGCATCTCGTGTGCCGCTAGCTCAGTTGGTAGAGCATCTGACTTTTAATCAGATGGTCGTAGGTTCGATCCCTACGCGGCACACCATTTTTAAAGCGTCGTACATTGCAGGAGCCTTTCCTGCTAGGTACTTGAGAATTAAGTCCCTATCGTCTAGCCTGGCCCAGGACACCGCCCTTTCACGGCGGCGACTGGGGTTCAAATCCCCATGGGGACACCAATAAAAAAACAAAAGCCCTTCCACAAATTGTGGAAGGGCTTTTGTTTTGGGGGCTTCGTTGTCTGTTTGCAATACGATAAGCAGTAAGGTGAGCAGGTCAGGATACTGGACCGGGGAAAGTTTGGGGAGGTGTTTAAGGGTTCTCTCAAAGAGAAGAGATTCACAGGACCAAGACGTGTTCAAGACCCTCCCTGTAAGGAACATGACTTTCGTACCAGGTCATATAGCCAGAGAATAAGCCTTTCACAAAGGTATTGAAAAGGAGCACCGGCCCCTTTAGTCGCCAACCGGATTCTTGCTGTTTTTCTCTCAAAGATTTAGTATCTCAAGATTACAGAAAAGGCAGAGCCGTCGCTTTTTATTCGCTGCAGGAGGTTCATTCCCTTATTCTTGGGGCAAAAGCAATAACCGCTAAAAGGTTGGAACCGATATCATCGACTAATCACATATGAATGATAATCAGCAAAAAACACATAGAGCGACTTTTGTCGCGCTTTTTCTGTTGACTGCGATACCCCTGGTGACTTCGCCAATGGCTCTGGTCGCGGGCTTTGCTTTCAGTTTTCTCTTCGACAACCCCTTTCCGGAAAAGACCGCCCGGATGAGCAAAGCTCTGCTCAAGCTTTCAGTTGTCGGGCTTGGCTTCGGCGTCAACTTCGCAGAGGTTCTAGAGGTCGGCAAAAGCTCTCTGTTGATTACCTTCGTCAGCATCACCGCAACCCTTGTGCTAGGAGAACTTTTGGGAAGGGCGCTGCGCTTGCCCCCGAATACCCGAACGCTGGTCTCTTTCGGCACGGCCATCTGTGGCGGCAGCGCTATTGCCGCCATGGCTCCGGTGATCAAGGCAAAGGATGAGGAGATCGCGGTTTCCCTGGCCACGGTTTTTTCTTTAAATGCCCTCGCCCTGGTTCTCTTTCCTCCTCTCGGCCATCTCTTTGCTCTCGACCAGCACCAGTTCGGCCTCTGGGCGGCTCTTGCGATCCACGACACCAGTAGCGTGGTCGGCGCCTCGGCCGCATATGGCGCTCTTGCTTTGAGCGTCGGCACTACGGCCAAGCTGACCCGTGCGCTCTGGATCGCACCCTGTACCCTGTTAGCGAGTGTGTTGAAAAAGTCGCAAGAACGAAGCGGCTTCCCCCTTTTCATTCTCGGCTTTATTGCGGCAGCTTTCGTCAATACCTGGCTGCCATCTCTCGACTGGG
This genomic interval carries:
- the tolB gene encoding Tol-Pal system beta propeller repeat protein TolB produces the protein MLIRWFTICFFCLVLPWSVLAATEIEISSPGEQSIPLALTRLLPDKGPESAQISGEFNEVLDADLDLSGLFRFVDPEAFLDDAQRIGLYSIQVDFPQWRLLGSETLIKGTYKIEGDKLTIEARLFDVVNRKLLTGRRYVGETKDVRRMAHAFADLVLKELTGEEGPFSARIAYISDLSGDKELWLMDVDGKRPIRLTNHRSIVLNPDFSPRGKEILFTSYRANNPDLYRKEIYTGKEAKLSYKQGLNVAGRMSPDGREIALTLSKDGNPEIYLIGTTGRIRKRITDSWGIDSDPSWSPDGSQIAFVSNRQGNPHIFVADTFTGQAARLTTQGKYNATPAWGPKGERIAFTRQIGGQFDIYTINIDGTDERRLTFGPGNSEHPRWSPDGRFIIYSSDKGGNRAIYVMRNDGTGARRLTKLDSDCRHPAWSPRW
- the tolR gene encoding protein TolR, with product MEVGQNSNRRRTVLAQINVTPFVDVMLVLLIIFMVTAPMMEKGVDVALPEVENAPNLTAVKEPLVITVTRKGEIMVGKNSVADAGKLTPVLQQVLSEREDKTVYLEADKAVPYGTVVKVMAAIKRAGVAKLGMVAQEPQE
- the tolQ gene encoding protein TolQ, whose protein sequence is MELVLNAGPVVKLVLLILVYFSVVSWAIIFYKQLVIHRAIADSERFLDFFWSKKSFDTIGKGLDDYRHSPLTVLFREVYSELAQNRRQSEGQEDGNLVADLGEQERVARVLRRSTTSQTQRLEKYLSFLATTGSAAPFIGLFGTVWGIMDAFHGIGTSGSASLAVVAPGISEALVATAIGLVAAIPAVIGYNHFVNKINVLIGEMDNFCQEMLNIVQRMSRGR
- a CDS encoding putative sulfate exporter family transporter; its protein translation is MNDNQQKTHRATFVALFLLTAIPLVTSPMALVAGFAFSFLFDNPFPEKTARMSKALLKLSVVGLGFGVNFAEVLEVGKSSLLITFVSITATLVLGELLGRALRLPPNTRTLVSFGTAICGGSAIAAMAPVIKAKDEEIAVSLATVFSLNALALVLFPPLGHLFALDQHQFGLWAALAIHDTSSVVGASAAYGALALSVGTTAKLTRALWIAPCTLLASVLKKSQERSGFPLFILGFIAAAFVNTWLPSLDWVWGGLYLLAKQTLVMTLFLVGAGLTKKVLKQVGLKPLLLGIMLWVMVSATVLLLLLSGHLH
- the pal gene encoding peptidoglycan-associated lipoprotein Pal is translated as MKAMQTLKLVLIVLFLCSSLIGCAKSTPQMDQEDVGKSDMSQPSEVKVADEGSMQGEVVPTHDQIAGMERINFDFDQFTLSAEARSILGNNAKYLQANSGTNVVIEGHCDERGSDEYNLALGESRALAAKSYLVSLGISAKRLSVISYGEEKPLSKGAGESAWAQNRRAEFKAIK
- the ybgF gene encoding tol-pal system protein YbgF; translation: MFRICLPFFLIVSLLLSGCVVTEQDLQMQRDLLEMKRRLGETERALKELQDDASGGVRAHVETLARNQADFQAELDGVRVDLQSMQGQTGDQERVNEDMRQDLALLRDELSLQIVDHEQRLSLLEGGGGVDLQKPVAASSPTILEQPVVKPQAVTPGGESAPELYERALKTIREQRDFAAGRDMMETFLKRYPQDELAVNAAYWIGETYYAEKAYEQSILKFEEVIETYGEHPKVASAMLKQALAFEASGDKATAELLLQKLIKRYPLSGEAEKAKKKLQTP
- a CDS encoding TonB C-terminal domain-containing protein, with the protein product MSAPLMPVESLRQISAFHKDPKFGRLLLVSLLVHGLVWVAFTVDLFGTKTRPKPPVYYVDLIHKPVLNPQAGRPDPRPAKKPKAAEVKRTVQTAPPAVQKKAKPAVKPLVKPVQTSKPKPKPVAKSEVRSDTRNEQQVKSALDEIRERQARQAERDAIKDKIAKLSAGAATVAADVPVGMPDGTGDEVGVSALAFVQAFIQQNWALSPYLLDQSRLRDLEAKATLTYAASGEMIRYRINTPSGNQQFDDSLKRAITKSKQLPQPLPKQIDLLVTFNLKEMARGK